The following proteins are co-located in the Pseudarthrobacter siccitolerans genome:
- a CDS encoding substrate-binding domain-containing protein, protein MISVSRRSVRLYVAAALTGMLSLSGCSHSPNGVVQGALTGIGGQSAQGAVSAWSVSWSNQVKGASVSYSPDGASAGLKAFRDGQAHFTASGKPLPDTETATITGLCTSAGALSLVAGVLPVGVAVKIDGINDLVLDAPTLAAILRGHVDRWNDPQIAALNAEQSLPDRKIEVLAEEGPSETTRAVNTYLAKSLGASWSPPQPDRWPTDVKGLTGSQPRDLANKLDDTEGGMAVLDGSIIGNRFVATQLIFDGHARKMDAASVVDAVAAGEVTAMPRSVVQDLDYSAGYGLATVIYVNVCKQYIEEPLDRLARSFGETLLGEKAQKDANSYSFVMSPSKRAINEGLALVRTIGDAR, encoded by the coding sequence GTGATTTCTGTTTCTAGGCGAAGTGTCAGACTCTACGTTGCGGCGGCGTTAACGGGCATGCTCTCCCTGTCAGGGTGCTCTCATTCTCCGAATGGCGTAGTTCAGGGTGCTCTTACTGGAATAGGCGGCCAATCTGCTCAGGGGGCCGTCAGCGCGTGGAGCGTCTCGTGGAGCAACCAAGTCAAGGGCGCGTCCGTCAGCTACTCCCCCGATGGAGCCAGCGCCGGGCTGAAGGCCTTCCGTGACGGTCAAGCTCATTTTACCGCAAGCGGAAAACCTCTACCCGACACCGAAACAGCAACCATCACAGGTCTTTGCACTTCAGCTGGAGCCCTGTCCCTCGTTGCCGGCGTCCTCCCGGTAGGGGTCGCGGTCAAAATCGACGGAATCAACGACCTTGTGCTCGATGCCCCGACCTTGGCGGCAATCTTACGCGGCCATGTAGACCGTTGGAACGACCCGCAGATCGCCGCGTTGAACGCTGAGCAATCTCTGCCAGACCGGAAGATTGAAGTACTTGCCGAAGAGGGGCCATCGGAAACAACGCGCGCGGTCAACACTTACCTGGCGAAGTCGTTGGGTGCGTCCTGGAGCCCTCCCCAGCCGGACCGGTGGCCTACAGATGTTAAGGGACTGACTGGTTCCCAGCCACGCGACCTAGCAAACAAACTGGACGACACGGAGGGCGGCATGGCCGTCCTCGACGGAAGCATCATCGGTAACCGTTTCGTCGCCACTCAGCTGATTTTTGACGGGCACGCCCGAAAGATGGACGCAGCATCAGTTGTGGACGCAGTCGCCGCAGGTGAGGTGACGGCAATGCCGCGATCCGTTGTCCAAGACTTGGACTACAGTGCGGGCTATGGATTAGCGACGGTGATCTACGTGAATGTCTGCAAGCAGTACATTGAGGAACCCCTTGACCGCCTGGCCCGGTCTTTTGGCGAAACACTGCTTGGTGAGAAAGCTCAGAAAGACGCCAATTCCTATTCCTTTGTCATGTCCCCGAGCAAGAGGGCCATCAATGAGGGCCTAGCGCTCGTACGCACAATCGGAGACGCACGATGA
- a CDS encoding DUF2142 domain-containing protein, with translation MSITSPPAKGPSLPKPLRTFALLTGLFAVLLGLWSAATPLMGFPDEPAHTIKAAAVVRGQVLVEEGTSFGHGVHVKVPDYIANLHGQGCYKFNRGQAADCAPLVYADDTYMNIGVTSAASYNPMYYWLVGLPTLVISGAPAIYAMRLISALFCAAFFAAGFTALTELRRPQYAVASAALATTPMVLFLGGGINPNSIEIAATMAAFSGFVVVLDNWRNTKLVIPALASVAASTVVLANARQISLVWLLCALVAGMCSFTFRRTLQVFYDRRVLIAVALAVPGTLLGLYWTWIAAHGPANVGVAPDGIASPHPDAPLYRAFMIMLDRTYDFFPQYIGVMGWLDTPVPELVMLVWGALMVAALVVPFCIRPLRSWTGYWVALVLLYIVPALLQTALWRSMGFIWQGRYTLPLVVVVFITVGLGLRRLRFANSDPAANIARTVFWLIGGCHTLAFVYVLRRYVVGISESANWQTLFSSPDWQPPFGWLVLTVLYLAATAAGVEILFRYLYPGHSLFRRRKSLPALASVTVDQVAARTAAEPVDSDVRANTA, from the coding sequence ATGAGCATTACCAGTCCGCCGGCAAAAGGCCCGTCACTTCCAAAGCCCCTTCGGACGTTCGCGCTTCTGACCGGCTTGTTCGCTGTGCTCTTGGGTTTGTGGTCTGCCGCGACGCCCCTCATGGGCTTTCCAGATGAGCCAGCGCACACTATCAAAGCTGCCGCGGTTGTACGTGGCCAGGTCTTGGTTGAGGAAGGCACTTCATTCGGCCACGGCGTCCATGTCAAAGTTCCCGACTACATCGCCAACCTGCACGGTCAGGGCTGCTACAAGTTCAATCGAGGGCAGGCCGCGGACTGTGCCCCACTGGTCTACGCGGATGATACCTACATGAACATCGGCGTTACCTCCGCCGCATCGTACAATCCCATGTACTACTGGCTGGTAGGGCTTCCGACATTAGTCATTTCAGGCGCGCCCGCAATCTATGCAATGCGGCTTATCAGCGCATTGTTTTGCGCCGCCTTCTTCGCCGCGGGCTTCACGGCGTTGACCGAGTTGAGACGGCCCCAATATGCCGTAGCGTCAGCTGCGCTCGCCACCACGCCAATGGTCCTGTTCCTGGGTGGCGGCATCAATCCGAATTCAATCGAGATTGCAGCCACCATGGCCGCTTTCTCCGGATTCGTGGTGGTTCTGGACAACTGGCGAAATACCAAGCTCGTAATTCCTGCGCTTGCGTCAGTTGCAGCCTCCACGGTTGTCTTAGCAAACGCCCGCCAGATATCGCTGGTATGGCTCCTGTGCGCCCTTGTCGCCGGAATGTGCTCCTTTACTTTCCGGCGCACCCTTCAGGTGTTCTACGACCGGCGAGTCCTCATTGCCGTGGCGCTAGCCGTTCCAGGAACCCTACTTGGTCTTTACTGGACGTGGATCGCTGCCCACGGACCAGCAAATGTCGGAGTAGCGCCCGACGGCATCGCCAGTCCGCACCCCGATGCTCCCCTGTATCGCGCCTTCATGATCATGCTGGACCGTACCTACGATTTCTTTCCCCAATACATAGGTGTAATGGGTTGGCTGGACACGCCTGTGCCTGAGCTCGTCATGTTGGTGTGGGGCGCCCTCATGGTCGCGGCGCTCGTTGTTCCTTTCTGTATCCGGCCCCTCCGCAGCTGGACTGGCTACTGGGTGGCATTGGTATTGTTGTATATCGTGCCGGCGCTGTTACAAACTGCACTGTGGCGCTCCATGGGATTCATCTGGCAAGGTCGATACACATTGCCGCTAGTCGTTGTCGTATTCATTACCGTTGGGCTTGGCCTCCGACGACTCCGTTTCGCGAATAGTGACCCAGCTGCAAATATAGCGCGCACGGTATTCTGGCTTATAGGCGGATGCCATACGCTGGCGTTCGTATATGTTCTTCGGCGCTACGTGGTGGGCATCAGCGAGTCCGCGAACTGGCAGACTTTGTTTTCGTCCCCGGATTGGCAACCACCCTTCGGCTGGCTGGTGTTGACCGTGCTCTACCTTGCCGCTACGGCTGCGGGCGTGGAGATATTGTTCCGTTACCTCTACCCTGGGCACAGCCTCTTTAGACGACGGAAGTCGCTGCCAGCCCTTGCCAGTGTCACCGTCGACCAGGTCGCGGCTCGGACTGCCGCCGAGCCGGTTGATTCGGACGTCCGCGCGAACACTGCCTGA
- a CDS encoding transposase, whose protein sequence is MKSSPRSRHADPGSRLLCRTLKQWKSAILAYFDTKGASNRSTGAINGVIETTRRIARGYRSFPNHRISCLLAASGHRPLPDQNR, encoded by the coding sequence ATGAAGTCATCGCCTCGTTCTCGACATGCCGATCCCGGAAGTCGCCTCCTTTGCCGCACACTCAAGCAATGGAAGAGCGCGATCTTGGCCTATTTCGACACGAAAGGCGCCTCGAATAGATCCACAGGAGCAATCAACGGAGTCATCGAAACTACCCGCAGAATCGCCCGTGGCTACCGCAGCTTCCCCAACCACAGAATCAGCTGCCTGCTCGCAGCTAGCGGTCACCGGCCCCTACCGGATCAAAATCGATGA
- a CDS encoding GtrA family protein: MPSSPLRASEPREDEEPNYPRARAWVRWIVASSVVRFLVVGGLSFALDLGLLVFLHEFLGVELWIATPVAFVVSLIFNFLLQRIFTFQATNNRGISAMKYVLLVVVNILVSDVIVTGFDTLGWSYMVGKATSTILTTVWNYFLYRHWIFKSSESSRKS; this comes from the coding sequence ATGCCGAGTTCACCGTTGCGTGCGTCAGAACCACGCGAGGATGAGGAGCCTAACTACCCGCGGGCACGGGCATGGGTGCGCTGGATCGTTGCATCTTCAGTGGTCAGGTTCCTCGTCGTCGGGGGCCTCTCTTTTGCCTTGGATCTGGGCCTTCTTGTCTTCCTCCACGAGTTTCTTGGGGTCGAGCTCTGGATTGCAACACCAGTTGCTTTTGTCGTCAGCCTTATCTTCAATTTCTTGCTCCAGCGCATTTTTACCTTCCAGGCGACCAACAACCGCGGCATTAGCGCGATGAAATATGTCCTGTTGGTAGTCGTAAACATTCTGGTGAGCGACGTTATCGTGACAGGCTTTGACACGTTGGGGTGGTCGTACATGGTGGGCAAGGCGACTTCAACTATCCTGACCACGGTCTGGAACTATTTTCTTTACCGTCACTGGATTTTCAAGAGCAGCGAAAGCTCCAGAAAGTCTTAA
- a CDS encoding DUF2142 domain-containing protein, which translates to MRTSLLLRPAPSLQAVRVRPGQLRVLFLAWLLIGAAGTIWCFASPLMSIPDEPAHTVKAAAVARGQLSGTSSGIQGEPLSVQVPGFIAQLHRYSCFAQHSDITPACSPTIDASDRGWTTAKTSAGNYNPVYYGIVGIGSRGLSGEPALYAMRLISTWVTAFFLASVVSAASSLRRFQLPVIAVGVSLTPAVLFLAGSINPNAIEIGATAALFMNLCAIFEQSAGKIRIHTLNVATGALSGMLLANTRPLALVWLCLAALAALLCYGFPALLRALKDWRFVTALGSVFLSCLFALWWIVSAKSFDSLLAGPPMPGDQAALAMLDKSIGFMVEYVGVLGWLDTMPPAGTLYAWVLGFGVLLFLAFTARPVRARWVMLLMVIAVIAVPTVLQASSSEKLGWIWQGRYALAMVLTMLLAAGVAARFRPFRITPWRKSAIRWGVILGVLAHLYVFLEGLRRYTVGIHGLYINWGEMFEPQWQPPFSWQGLTVAYVLVLSVAGVCLYRLLTVRGTQAAA; encoded by the coding sequence ATGCGAACTTCCCTACTCCTCAGGCCAGCACCCAGCCTCCAGGCTGTCCGTGTTCGTCCTGGACAGCTACGTGTCCTTTTCCTTGCCTGGCTTCTCATCGGCGCGGCCGGCACCATATGGTGTTTCGCATCGCCGTTGATGTCCATACCGGACGAGCCTGCCCACACAGTTAAGGCCGCTGCGGTCGCTCGCGGACAGCTAAGCGGAACCAGCTCCGGAATACAGGGGGAGCCTTTATCGGTCCAGGTGCCAGGTTTCATCGCACAACTTCACAGGTACAGTTGCTTCGCTCAGCATTCAGACATCACCCCTGCCTGTTCGCCGACCATCGACGCTTCAGACCGTGGTTGGACTACAGCAAAGACCTCCGCGGGTAACTACAACCCCGTTTACTACGGCATTGTAGGCATCGGCAGCCGTGGACTAAGTGGAGAGCCGGCCCTGTATGCGATGCGGCTTATTAGTACGTGGGTAACTGCCTTCTTCCTGGCATCCGTCGTAAGCGCGGCATCGTCGCTGCGTAGATTCCAGCTGCCAGTCATAGCTGTGGGGGTATCACTAACCCCCGCAGTCCTGTTTTTGGCCGGCTCCATAAATCCCAACGCCATCGAGATAGGCGCCACCGCCGCGCTTTTCATGAACTTGTGTGCCATCTTCGAGCAGTCAGCCGGCAAAATCAGAATTCACACCCTGAACGTGGCCACCGGCGCATTGTCCGGGATGCTACTTGCCAACACCCGGCCGTTGGCGCTTGTGTGGCTGTGCCTGGCGGCCCTGGCCGCACTACTCTGCTACGGATTCCCTGCTCTCCTCCGGGCCCTCAAGGATTGGCGGTTCGTCACAGCCCTCGGATCAGTTTTCCTGTCATGTCTCTTTGCCTTGTGGTGGATCGTTTCTGCGAAGAGTTTTGACAGCCTTCTGGCTGGCCCACCAATGCCAGGTGACCAGGCGGCACTGGCTATGCTGGACAAATCAATAGGATTCATGGTCGAGTACGTCGGGGTGCTGGGTTGGCTCGACACCATGCCGCCTGCGGGAACGCTTTACGCGTGGGTGCTTGGGTTCGGGGTTTTGCTTTTCCTGGCTTTTACAGCCCGCCCCGTTCGTGCACGATGGGTCATGTTACTGATGGTGATCGCAGTGATCGCGGTCCCGACGGTGTTGCAGGCATCCTCAAGCGAGAAACTTGGATGGATTTGGCAGGGCCGATACGCCCTAGCGATGGTGCTTACCATGCTTCTGGCTGCAGGTGTAGCGGCAAGATTCCGGCCATTCAGGATTACGCCTTGGCGGAAGTCTGCTATCCGATGGGGCGTTATACTCGGAGTCCTTGCCCACCTATACGTCTTCCTTGAAGGCCTCCGACGCTACACCGTAGGCATTCACGGTCTGTATATCAACTGGGGCGAGATGTTCGAGCCTCAGTGGCAACCGCCATTTTCCTGGCAAGGTCTAACAGTCGCATACGTTTTGGTCCTCTCGGTTGCGGGCGTCTGTCTTTACCGACTGCTGACGGTCAGAGGGACCCAGGCCGCCGCTTGA
- a CDS encoding glycosyltransferase — protein MSDSPGWATLQRVIFPPESGVDTMSLYADPGPAAGIRFRESDESARNPKREEEKLHLVGSSQREVHFDDLLSRFSMRVRSGEQISLGTYFNAFPASYWRRWTHLREVRLVVETSGHGSITVYKSNARGTIQRVDGARVDGDARTEFNLSIKPFGDGGWYWFDLASSRGDLILGEARWEGAPAERPFESVTIQITTMNKPDFCLANVRALAEHPEALEAAREVLIVDQGTQKVADQPGFAEVAALIGPKLRVINQANLGGSGGFARGMYEAVENGSDYVLLLDDDVVMEPESVLRMMAFSGRCRKPTIVGGHMFDLYSRSTLYSMGETIDSRRFSPSQPHQDMQMRHDFSVSNLRQTPWLHRRVDVDYNGWWMCLIPTSVIRDIGLPLPLFIKWDDSEYGLRARAAGYRTVSLPGAALWHISWIDKDDLVGWQAYFHNRNRLITALLHSPHPKGGSVLRESFQEDVKHLVSLQYFTAQNRLTARSDLMTGPSHLHPSLASKLASINKLRESFPDAQLHEDIDDFPAPSLGAGLSRQTDSQMPAKKDMVKWGLATVARQLLRQPSVASLERPQAYLAHVDNRWFRTAQFDSVVVSNAEGTAASWYKRDPKKLKAMLSESALQHAGLYKNWDALAEDYRSALPDLVSMEAWRGSFGLGR, from the coding sequence ATGAGCGACTCGCCGGGCTGGGCGACACTCCAGCGGGTTATATTCCCGCCGGAGTCCGGAGTTGACACAATGTCGCTCTACGCGGACCCCGGCCCGGCGGCAGGCATACGTTTCCGGGAAAGCGATGAGTCTGCGCGGAATCCCAAACGCGAAGAGGAAAAGCTGCATCTTGTGGGCTCCAGTCAACGGGAGGTCCACTTCGACGACTTGTTGTCCCGTTTTTCCATGAGGGTGCGCTCAGGGGAGCAAATCTCGCTGGGGACCTATTTCAACGCGTTCCCGGCAAGTTACTGGCGCAGATGGACACATCTCCGTGAGGTTCGCCTGGTCGTTGAGACCTCCGGCCACGGTTCCATCACCGTCTACAAATCAAACGCGCGCGGCACCATTCAACGTGTTGATGGTGCGCGGGTTGACGGCGACGCAAGAACTGAATTCAACCTTTCCATCAAACCGTTTGGGGACGGCGGATGGTATTGGTTCGATCTGGCCTCAAGCCGGGGTGACCTTATTCTTGGTGAGGCCCGCTGGGAGGGGGCGCCGGCGGAGCGGCCCTTTGAATCAGTGACCATTCAGATCACCACAATGAACAAACCGGATTTCTGCCTTGCCAACGTCCGGGCTCTGGCAGAACATCCGGAAGCGCTTGAAGCGGCCCGGGAAGTGTTGATCGTTGATCAGGGCACTCAAAAGGTTGCCGACCAACCCGGCTTTGCGGAAGTCGCGGCCCTCATCGGACCCAAACTTAGAGTGATCAACCAAGCGAACCTCGGTGGTTCGGGAGGATTCGCCCGGGGAATGTATGAAGCCGTCGAAAACGGCAGCGACTACGTTTTGCTTCTGGATGACGACGTTGTGATGGAGCCCGAAAGCGTCCTGCGCATGATGGCTTTCTCCGGCCGGTGCCGGAAGCCCACGATTGTGGGTGGACACATGTTTGACCTGTACAGCCGCAGTACTTTGTATTCCATGGGCGAGACGATTGATTCTCGGCGGTTCTCCCCAAGCCAGCCGCATCAGGACATGCAGATGCGGCACGATTTCAGTGTGTCGAACCTCCGGCAGACCCCATGGCTGCACAGGCGCGTCGACGTCGATTACAACGGCTGGTGGATGTGCCTCATTCCCACGTCTGTCATACGCGACATTGGCCTTCCATTGCCCTTGTTCATTAAATGGGACGACTCGGAATACGGTTTGAGGGCCCGCGCAGCCGGTTATCGGACTGTGTCCTTGCCTGGGGCGGCACTCTGGCACATCTCATGGATCGATAAAGACGACCTGGTCGGCTGGCAGGCATATTTTCATAACCGCAACCGCCTGATAACTGCCCTCCTGCACAGCCCCCATCCAAAAGGCGGCTCCGTGCTGCGGGAATCTTTCCAGGAAGACGTCAAACACCTCGTTTCGCTTCAGTACTTCACTGCGCAGAACCGGCTGACGGCGAGGTCCGACCTGATGACAGGTCCAAGCCATCTGCACCCGTCCCTTGCCTCCAAGCTGGCAAGCATCAACAAGCTGCGGGAGTCCTTTCCCGATGCACAGCTGCATGAAGACATAGACGATTTCCCTGCGCCTTCCCTGGGGGCGGGACTTTCGAGGCAGACCGACAGCCAGATGCCGGCCAAAAAGGACATGGTCAAGTGGGGCCTGGCAACGGTGGCCCGGCAGCTGCTAAGGCAGCCATCCGTTGCCTCGCTTGAGCGCCCACAGGCTTACCTTGCCCACGTGGACAACCGCTGGTTCCGCACGGCACAGTTCGACTCCGTCGTGGTTTCCAATGCCGAGGGGACAGCCGCCTCATGGTACAAGCGTGATCCTAAAAAGCTGAAGGCCATGCTGAGCGAATCGGCCCTTCAGCACGCCGGGCTGTATAAGAATTGGGACGCGCTGGCCGAAGATTACCGGTCGGCACTCCCGGATTTGGTCTCAATGGAGGCTTGGCGCGGAAGCTTCGGACTGGGTCGCTGA
- the glf gene encoding UDP-galactopyranose mutase, translated as MTADLVIVGSGFFGLTIAEQAATELGLKVVVIDRRHHIGGNAYSEKEEQTGIEIHRYGAHLFHTSNERVWEYVNRFTTFTNYVHKVYGVHKGEVYSLPINLATINQFFRANLTPGEARDLIQEQAGELAGTDPQNLNDKGIQLIGRPLYEAFIKHYTGKQWQTDPKDLPAGIISRLPVRYNYDNRYFNDKYEGLPTNGYTAWIEKMAEHPNIEVRLNTDFFDESHEYSKNKVVGNIPVVYTGPVDRYFDYAEGDLSWRTIDFEEEILSVGDFQGTSVVNYNDAEVPYTRVIEPRHFHPEREYQTEKTVIMREFSRFAEKGDEPYYPVNATADRERLLKYRDLAAAENDVLFGGRLGTYKYLDMHMAIGSALSMFDNKIRPHFESGVKLESGGVDA; from the coding sequence GTGACCGCTGACCTTGTCATCGTAGGGTCCGGCTTTTTTGGCCTGACAATCGCAGAACAGGCCGCTACTGAGCTCGGCTTGAAGGTGGTTGTCATCGACCGCCGCCACCACATCGGGGGCAATGCCTACAGCGAAAAGGAAGAGCAGACCGGTATTGAGATCCACCGGTACGGCGCCCACCTTTTCCACACCTCCAACGAGCGGGTGTGGGAGTACGTCAACAGGTTCACCACCTTCACCAACTACGTGCACAAGGTCTACGGTGTGCACAAGGGCGAGGTTTATTCCCTGCCGATCAACCTGGCGACCATCAACCAGTTCTTCCGTGCCAACCTCACGCCCGGCGAGGCGAGGGACCTCATCCAGGAGCAGGCGGGCGAACTCGCAGGAACTGATCCCCAGAACCTCAATGACAAGGGCATCCAGCTGATCGGCCGCCCCCTGTACGAGGCATTCATCAAGCACTACACCGGCAAGCAGTGGCAGACGGACCCTAAGGACCTGCCCGCCGGCATCATCTCGCGGCTTCCCGTGCGCTACAACTACGACAACCGCTACTTCAATGACAAGTACGAAGGCCTGCCCACCAACGGCTACACGGCCTGGATCGAAAAGATGGCAGAGCACCCCAACATAGAGGTGCGGCTGAACACTGACTTCTTCGACGAGTCGCATGAATACAGCAAGAACAAGGTTGTCGGAAATATCCCGGTGGTCTACACGGGACCGGTGGACCGGTACTTCGACTACGCCGAGGGTGACCTTTCTTGGCGAACGATTGACTTCGAAGAAGAAATCCTCAGCGTGGGTGACTTCCAAGGCACGTCAGTGGTCAACTACAACGACGCCGAAGTGCCCTACACCCGCGTCATTGAGCCGCGCCACTTCCACCCGGAGCGCGAGTACCAGACGGAAAAGACCGTCATTATGCGTGAGTTTTCGCGTTTCGCCGAGAAGGGTGACGAGCCCTATTACCCGGTCAATGCGACGGCGGACCGGGAACGGCTGCTCAAATACCGTGACCTCGCGGCGGCGGAGAACGACGTCCTGTTCGGTGGCCGGCTGGGAACCTACAAATACCTGGACATGCACATGGCTATCGGCTCGGCCCTCAGTATGTTCGACAACAAGATCCGGCCGCACTTCGAAAGCGGCGTAAAGCTGGAAAGCGGAGGCGTGGACGCATGA